One genomic window of Carassius auratus strain Wakin unplaced genomic scaffold, ASM336829v1 scaf_tig00047737, whole genome shotgun sequence includes the following:
- the LOC113088974 gene encoding muscarinic acetylcholine receptor M2-like, translated as MDTINFTFWNTSEGNETLETADESPYKTVEVVFIVLVAGSLSLVTVIGNILVMLSIKVNRSLQTVNNYFLFSLACADLIIGLCSMNLYTVYIVIGYWPLGPVVCDLWLALDYVVSNASVMNLLIISFDRYFCVTKPLSYPVKRTTKMAGMMIAAAWVLSFILWAPAILFWQFIVGGRTVPEKECYIQFFSNAAVTFGTAIAAFYLPVIIMMVLYWQISRASKSRVKKDNRKPSGGNLDVASSNQIRANTANKPTNNNLTAEETDRGQTQLTDDTTNQHDAKLQNGKAPSTASGEAEAEDGGRGNCVPAEEKESSNDSTSGSGAVTNQKDEAAPSKANDNQAPTRHRAKAGGSKLTCIKIMTESPKGDCCTPSNATVEIVPATERQNHVARKIVKMTKQPPKKKKAPSSREKKVTRTIMAILVAFVATWTPYNVMVLINTFCSSCIPNTVWTIGYWLCYINSTINPACYALCNITFKKTFKHLLLCQYKNIRSAR; from the coding sequence ATGGATACAATAAACTTCACCTTCTGGAACACCTCTGAGGGCAACGAGACCCTAGAGACGGCGGACGAGAGCCCGTATAAGACAGTGGAGGTGGTGTTCATTGTACTGGTGGCCGGCTCACTAAGCTTGGTGACAGTTATCGGGAACATCTTGGTCATGCTCTCCATCAAGGTTAACAGAAGCCTGCAGACTGTCAACAACTACTTCCTGTTCAGTCTGGCCTGTGCTGACCTCATCATTGGCCTTTGCTCTATGAACCTGTACACAGTCTACATTGTGATTGGATACTGGCCGCTAGGCCCGGTCGTGTGCGACTTGTGGTTGGCGCTGGACTACGTGGTCAGCAACGCCTCCGTCATGAACCTGCTAATCATCAGCTTTGATCGATACTTTTGCGTCACCAAGCCACTCAGCTACCCAGTGAAGAGGACGACCAAAATGGCCGGGATGATGATTGCGGCGGCTTGGGTTTTGTCCTTCATCCTCTGGGCTCCAGCTATCCTGTTCTGGCAGTTTATCGTTGGCGGGCGCACGGTGCCAGAGAAGGAGTGCTACATTCAGTTCTTCTCCAACGCAGCGGTCACTTTCGGCACGGCTATTGCTGCTTTCTACCTGCCCGTCATTATCATGATGGTGCTGTACTGGCAGATATCCCGCGCAAGCAAGAGCCGTGTCAAGAAGGACAACCGCAAACCGTCAGGTGGCAACCTCGATGTAGCATCGTCCAATCAGATCCGCGCAAACACGGCCAACAAACCCACCAACAACAACCTAACAGCTGAAGAAACAGACAGAGGACAGACCCAGCTAACAGATGACACCACCAACCAACACGATGCCAAACTCCAGAACGGTAAAGCCCCATCCACGGCAAGCGGAGAAGCAGAGGCGGAAGATGGAGGACGAGGAAACTGCGTTCCTGCAGAGGAGAAAGAAAGCTCCAATGACTCCACCTCTGGCAGCGGAGCTGTAACCAATCAAAAGGACGAGGCAGCGCCATCCAAAGCCAATGACAACCAGGCTCCCACGAGGCACCGCGCCAAAGCTGGAGGCTCCAAACTGACATGCATCAAGATCATGACCGAATCGCCAAAAGGCGACTGCTGCACACCTTCGAACGCGACGGTGGAGATCGTCCCGGCCACCGAGAGACAGAACCATGTAGCGAGGAAGATCGTGAAGATGACCAAGCAGCCGCCCAAGAAGAAAAAAGCACCATCCTCTCGGGAAAAGAAGGTGACGCGCACCATTATGGCCATCCTGGTGGCATTCGTGGCTACTTGGACGCCATACAACGTGATGGTCCTCATCAACACCTTCTGCTCCAGCTGCATTCCCAACACGGTGTGGACCATCGGATACTGGCTCTGCTACATCAACAGCACCATCAACCCCGCTTGCTACGCCCTCTGCAACATCACCTTCAAAAAGACCTTCAAACACCTGCTGCTCTGCCAGTACAAGAACATACGCTCGGCCCGATGA